From the Coffea eugenioides isolate CCC68of chromosome 1, Ceug_1.0, whole genome shotgun sequence genome, the window TCTCGGCTTCCCCCGCGTCCGTTTCTTCCGCTACCGCCGCCTGAGGTAACCCAACTTTCCGACCAATACACCAGCTTTACatatattaaataattatacatacatatacacgTATCTATTCCGAGTTCGAATATCTTGTTGAGATGCCTTCTCCAGCGAAGAGTAATCATCGGAAAGGAACGGGGGAGAAGAATAGGAAGGGAAAATTGGCGGAGAAAGCGCAATCGTTTCACGCCGGGAGTATTTCAGCTGGAAAAGTTGGACAGATGTCGTTGTTGCAGAGGCCAAGAACGGTGCCGGACTTGCTGTCCGGTAAGGAAGTTGTCCAGAAGAGCTCTTCGTATGAGGAAGTGTCCCGGCCTCTGAAGCTCACGAAGCTTCTCCTCAACGTGACGATTCAGAGGAGCCTGGGACCCGTTCAGGTGGTGATGTCGCCGGAATCAACGGTGGAGGAGCTCATTGCGGCGGCTCTCCGGCAGTACTCCAAGGAAGGCCGACGTCCGATTCTGGCAGCCAATGAACCTTCCGGATTCGATCTTCATTACTCTCAGTTTAGCTTAGAAAGTAAGTGAAAAATCCCAACCgtccgaattttttttttttaactcaacCAAATACTCACCATTTAATTTACGACGGAGGGGCGTTTTCCAGAGCATACACGTGTCAGGTAATTATTGGCCGGGTGTACTGACATTCCTTCGGTGTCCCGCAGGTTTGAATAGGGACGAGAAGCTGATGGCATTGGGGTCAAGGAATTTCTTTCTGTGCCCCAAAAAGTGCGGCGCCACGGAAAGTGACGGTGCTGTAACGGCGTCGTCTTCGAGCTGTAAGGGGCAAGCTGAACGGGCTACTCCTAAGTTTGGGCTGCCTTGGCTCAAGTTTATGGAATTTATGCTGTGAAATCAAATGTCACAGAGCCTTTTTTTTAGTAGTTAGTTAGGGCCCTCTAGCTTTGTGTTGTTGTTCCAATTTGAAACTGGTGAAAATTTAGGCGTAAAATTTGTGTGTAAATTTATAGTTGAATTGGGAAGAGGGCACTCTTTAATATCTGAGGTCCTCAGCAATTAGCATGATTTTCCAGCTTCGAGAAACGAGCAACAAAATTATTATTATGTAAATATGTCTTCTCTTGATCTTTTTCAAGTTATTCAAATAGCGTGTAGCTTCTCTAAACGTTGCAATTAACAAGTCATATATAGATTCTTACAAGTTACAATATGAAACTAAAATAAGTTACGAAATGGAGAGGACAAGACCCTATTCCTTCGACAACTCACTTGCCTGGTCATTTCTTCATTCATGCTTTTTCCAGTATCAATTGCTAAGAAGCTACCACACTTTGTGCTAGCAGCCTAGCACAGGGGGGTTCACAGCTTATGCCACGCGGAAGTACCAAATAAGTTAAACTACCTCTTTAATTGCTTTTGCACCAGGTGTACTTGGGATATATCCCAATATGTTATACGCGGATGGAGCCATTCAAAGAGGTGATTTGCGTACATGAACTTGTTATTAGTCTATAGGATAATCCTCTTCTTCCCAGAAAGAGAGAGGGGTCAGTGCGATTGAGACGGTTCAATTCAATTGTTGTCCTTTTTACATTATTTAGTGCATAGTTATATTACATTATTGTATTCCGAGTAaatagagtaaattttatatgcACTGTTAGTGTATACAATATCACTGTCGGCACGTTGAGGGGACAGGAGACCCGCATAGCAGGCCAGAAATTTGAAATAAGTTGATAATATTTTCGACAATAATGGATTGGGCCTAGTGCTCATCGCTATCCTCGTCATTCAAACTAGAGACGTGTACGAGCGGCTAGTGGCCTTCGGCCAGGTGGCAAAAGAGTACAGCGTCCCATGTGATCCTAATTCAAATTTTGCTTATGTGTCATTTATCCAATCAtaatagtgtatataagattaatccatataaataaaatatttgacaTATATTTAATGCAATGTTACGATGTATTTAtacataaaaaatttaaacatgtacAATGACGGAATAAAATCGCACAAAACACAACTGTATTGAGTCCTTATCCCTCTTTCTACTTTACTCATTTACAAAATTACAATCTGGTCCAACAATTTTATAGACCGACGGACGACAGCTTCTAATTTTTGCTATGTTCGTGAGTTAAACAAAACGATCTAGTGTAATGAAGAACATTCATCCTCTCTCGTCCAATTCCTGTACTTAATACAAGTTCTAAGTTACTAAGTTGCGAAAGTGCTAAACAAATGAACACTCTTTCCAAGATTGGAGAAATACTTATTCATGCATGAATGCAAAAGCAAAAAATTAGTACTTgggaaaaaaatggattttCCTCGTATTTTCTGCAAAGTTGAATGGTAGCAAGTAGCAACGATTCATTTGATATATACTAGCAAAAAAAATCACATGTAAATGATGccagtcattttttttttccaataataGAAAGGAAGAAATTTTTAAACCTAACCTTCAACCCAACTCAAAAGGCAATTGCTCACTTTCAAGTTGGACCAAGGGAAAATGATGCCAGTCATTTGATGCGTTGTTTTTGGTACTTCAATTCTAAGAATACTCTCCGCCCGGAATTTCGTCCGCTGGATTCCGAGGCAGGCAGCAGGCCGCTGGGAAGTTTGACATCTTTAAAGCCCAAATTTTGTTAGTAAACCTAAGGTTAATGCTAGTAGGGGGTCCAAGTCGCAGTGGGCTCCcaagttttgaaatttttttgttagTCCCTAggaaatatttaaa encodes:
- the LOC113749992 gene encoding uncharacterized protein At4g22758 isoform X1 gives rise to the protein MPSPAKSNHRKGTGEKNRKGKLAEKAQSFHAGSISAGKVGQMSLLQRPRTVPDLLSGKEVVQKSSSYEEVSRPLKLTKLLLNVTIQRSLGPVQVVMSPESTVEELIAAALRQYSKEGRRPILAANEPSGFDLHYSQFSLESLNRDEKLMALGSRNFFLCPKKCGATESDGAVTASSSSCKGQAERATPKFGLPWLKFMEFML
- the LOC113749992 gene encoding uncharacterized protein At4g22758 isoform X2; its protein translation is MSLLQRPRTVPDLLSGKEVVQKSSSYEEVSRPLKLTKLLLNVTIQRSLGPVQVVMSPESTVEELIAAALRQYSKEGRRPILAANEPSGFDLHYSQFSLESLNRDEKLMALGSRNFFLCPKKCGATESDGAVTASSSSCKGQAERATPKFGLPWLKFMEFML